The window TCGCGGATGCCGATCCTGGTCAGGTTCCTCGGCGGCAGCAGCTCGTCGATCCGGGCCATCGTCGGCTCGGCGTCGGTGAGCACGCGTTCGGCGACGTCGAGACCGGTCGCTGGCCTGTCCTGGGCCGCCCGGTCGGCGTCCGCGCACAGTGACCGGACCTGGGCGAGCCAGGGCTCGCAGGCCGCCCGCAGCGCCGCGTCGAGATCCCCCGCGCCGAGCTCGCGAAGCGCGGCGAGGTGGGCACGGGCGGCCGGCAGGTCTCCGGCGTCGACGGCGGCGGCGACCAGTGCCGCGCCGCTGGCGAGCAGGGTGTCCGGGAGCGCGGAGCGGATCCCGGCGGCGAGCCCGACGCCGAGCCGGGCGTCGCCGGCGGCGGCTATGCGCGCCTCGAACGCGTTCCAGCAGGCCTCGTCGGCCAGCACGGCCGCCCACAACCAGTACACCTCGCGCCAGTCCGGCCGGGGCGGCGCGCCGGCGGGCCCCGCGGCCGCGTCCGGCGCGCCGGACGCGGCGCCGGCGCCGGCGCGCTCGGCGTCAAGGGCGCGTAGATGAGCCAGGACGGCGAGGTTGTGCCGGGCGGCCCCGTCGGTCGAGGCGGCCTCGATCCAGCGGCGCCGGGCCCCGTCGACGTCGCCCGCGGCCAACGCGGCGAGCGCCGGGTCGCCGGCGGTGGCACTGTCCGTGGTGGCACTGCCGGTGGTGGCGCCGGTGGCGGTGGCACCAGCGGCGGTGGCACCAGCGGCGTCATCACCAGCGGTGGCACTGTCGCCGGTGACGCCACCGGCGGCCGCCTGGTCGGCGGCGGTGGCGCCGCCGGTCGTCGTCGCGGCGGCGGCGGGACCGGGGGCAGTGGTCGCGCCGGCAGGCTCGGCGGACGGCCAGAGCCAGAAGAACTCGTCGACGAGGCGGAGCCGCGGGTCGCGCAGGCGGTCGAGCGCGGTGGACAGGGCCGCCGCGGTCACGGGCACCGTGAGGGCCAGGGCATGGGCCGGGGCGGCGGCCTCGCCCAGCCGCTCGGCGATCCTCACCCGGTCGGAGACCCGGCGGATGTCGCGGCGGCTCGCCGTCACCGCCAGGCCCGTCACCCGGAACGCGTTGGCGTCGTACAGCCACGGCAGGCTGACCTTGCCGAGGATCTCCCGCCCCTCGCCGACGGAGGTCACGTCACATCACCACACCCCTGCGTGAGAGCTGTTCCCGAGATCCGTGCCGGTCCCGCAGGGCCGGGACCAGGTCGTACGCGGCGGTCAGGCGGTTGGCGGCGGCCACGGGCCGGCCCTCCCCCGCGAGCCGCAGCGCCTCGTCGACGAGGTGTGCCGCCGCCCCGGCCACGTCGTCGGCCTCGACACTCGCGGGGACGCTGGCCAGGGAGGGGACGTCGTCCGGCTCCGCGGCGCCGGGAGACGCCGGCCCGGGACCGGTGGCCGCCTTCGCCGCGCTCCGGGCGTCAGCGTCCGGCGGGCCGGCGGTCGCCACGGCGCCGGATCCGCCCGACGGGCCGCTGCCGGAGTGCGGGCCCCACGTCGTGGCGGCGCTGGAGGCCCCCGGTGAGCTGGGCCGGGCCGCCCGCCGCGAGCCCCGTGTTCTGGGCGCCGGCGGGTTCCTCGCGGGGCGCCGGCCCGCGCGTGCTCGGGCGCTCGGAAGCCGCCGGCGGAACGGACGGGACGGAGGGGGGCGGGACGGAGGGGGGCGGGACGGAGGGGGGCGGGACGGGCGCGGCCGGGGTCCGCCAGCTCTCGAGGTCGGTGAGCAGCTCGGGCGCGGAGACATGGCGTTGGGACGGGTCCAGCGCGAGCGACCGGGTCACGATCTTCTCGAGGCGCTCGTCGACGACGTACCGCAGCTCCCGGGGCGGGATGAGCCGGCCCGTGTACCAGGCACCCGCGAGGGGATCAGCCGCGACCAGCTCCGGGTGCGGCATCTGGGCGGTGAGCAGCAGGTAGAGGACCGAGCCGATGGCCCAGACGTCGCCGGCGCGGGAGTCGCCGCGCGGGTCGAGGAACGTCTCCGGCGCCTTGAACGCCATGGTGCCGCGAGTGCTGGCCATCAGCGTCCACGGGTTCACCGCCCTGGCCAGGCCGAAGTCCGAGACGAGCACCCGGGTGGCGTCGCCGTCGTGCCCCATCAGCAGGTTCTGCGGCTTGATGTCGCGGTGGATGATCGGCGGGTTCTTCTGGTGGGCGACGGCGAGGCCGCGACACACCTGGACGGCGATGTCCACGGCCTCGGCGACCGGGAGGAACCCGCGGTGAGCGGCCAGGTGGTCGGCCAGCGTGCCACCGGGCACGTATTCCATCGTGAAGTAGCCGAACACCCCGGACGAGGTCTCGAGAGTGTTCGCGTCGAAGACACGCACGATGTTGGGATGTCCGAGCCGGGAAAGCAGCACGGCTTCTCCCAGCGCCTTCTCGATGTCGTTCGTCGACAGGCCGGGACGGCGAAACACCTTCATGGCCTGCCGGCCAAGGAATGGGTGCCTGACCCGGTAGACCTCCGCGAAGGCGCCCTCTCCGAGAAACCGTTCCACGCGATAGGTGTCGCGGATGACCTGCCCCTCGCCCAACAGCGGCATATAACGTCCAGACGCGGTCAGGCCTCGGAACGTGACAGAGCCACCGAGGCGCTATCGAGCGGGTACGGCGCGAGCAGGAACGGCGTCAACCGGAAAGACCGGGCGATCGGGGACAGCTTACCGCGAACCGTCTGGCGCGCAACGTAGTTGGCGTAGAGACGAGGTTGTCGCGCAGACGACCGTCCCACCACGCCGGGCGGAAAGCGGTGGCCAACCCGCGAGGCCGCGCCAGGGGCGTTCCGCGGGTAGAAATCGTTGCCCGCGCAAATAACATGCCATACCGAGTTCCCGGCGGTCGGCGATCCGTCGGGTCGGCAATCTGGCAGGTCGACGATCCGGCAGGTCGGCGGTCCGGGAGGTCGTAGTGTCGTCGACACGGGCGATCTCACGCCGCCAGGGGAGCACACAGATGTCGATCTACAAGGCGGCCGTCCAGGCCGCGTTGCCCGACTACGAGGTCGGCGACGAGATCGGCGTGGGCGGATTCGGTGTCGTCCTGGGCGGATACCACCGGGCCATGGGCCGCAGGGTCGCCATCAAGGTCCTCACCCAGCCCAACCAGCAGGACCGGTTCAGTCTCGAGGCCCGGGTCCTGGCCAGTCTCGACGCCCACCCCCACGTCGCCCGCGTGTACGACTACCGCGAGGTCCCGAACCAGCGCCTCCGGCTGCTCATCATGGAGTTCCTCGCCGGCGGGACCCTCAGCGCCCGGCGGCGGGCGGGCTTGTCCCCTGAGGAGATCTGCGCCGTCGGCATCGCCGTCGCCGAGGCCCTGCACCACGCGCACGCGTCCCGCGTCCTGCACCGCGACGTCAAGCCCGACAACATCCTCTTCGCCGCCGACGGCACCCCCAAGGTCACCGACTTCGGCATCGCGAAGATCCTGGAGAGCACCGAGGGCGAGGCCAGCTACGTCATCGGCAGTCCTGTCTACATGGCTCCCGAGCAGCTCCAGGGCGGCATTCTCAGTCCGGCCACGGATGTCTTCGGCCTCGGCGTGGTGCTCTACCGCCTCCAGTCCGGCCGGCTCCCGTTCCCGCAGCGGTGGGCCAGGACCGCCGCCGTCCCACCGGCGCCGCCCGTCCCCGAGCCGCTCGCCCGGGTGGTGATGAAGGCGCTCCAGCAGGAGCCGGCCGAACGCCAGAGCACCGCCCGTCAGCTCGCGCTCGAGCTCGCCGAGGCCGGCGCCCGGGTCTTCGCGCCCGACTGGCTCGACTACTGCCGCATCCCGGTGGCCGTCGACATGTCCGTCCGGGCCGCCGCCCGGGCGGCGTCACCCATGACGCGCCGGATCGACCCTCGCCAGACCCCCGCCGAGGGCTGGGACGACGGTGATCCCGAACAGCTGAGGGAACGGGCCAGGACGGCCGGGGACCTGGCCGACGCCGGCAACCATCCGGCGGCCCGCGCCATGTACGAGGACCTCCTGCCGCGCCTTCGCCGCGTACTCGGCCAGGACGACCCCGACACGTTGACCGCCGTGGGCCTGGCGGCGCAGAACCTGCGCGAGTCCGGCGACCACGCCTCGGCTCGCGCCCTGTTCGATGACCTCATCCCGCGCCTGCGCCAAACGCTCGGCGAAAACGAGGCGCGAACATTGTTCTTCGCCGGGGAGGCGGCGCGTAACCTCGCCGACTCCGGCAGTCGGGCCCAGGCACGCAGCCTGTACCAGGATCTCCTGCCGCGAGCCCGCCAGGTGTTCGGGGAAAACCATCGGACAACGCTGATCGATACCGGCCTGGCGGCGCGGAACCTGCTCGATCACGGCGACCACGAGGCAGCCCGCGCCCTCTTCGACGACCTCGTCCCACGCCTGCGCGAAACACTCGGAGAAAACAACCACAACACACTGACGCTTTCCGGTTTCGCCGCGCGGAACCTACACAGGTGCGGCGACCGGCAGGCCGCCCGCGCCCTCTACGAGGATCTTCTCCCCCGCCTGCGGCAAACTCTGGGTGAGAACAACCGCACCACGCTGACGATTAGCGCCGACGCGGCGCTCAACCTGCTCGGTTCCGCCGACCGGCGAGCCGCGCGCGCCCTCTACGAGGAACTCCTGCCCCGCGTCCGCCGGGTGTTCGGCGACACCGCTCCCGTCACGAACGCCGTCCACGCCGGTTATCAGCACGCCCTCTCCGACGGATAGGGCGCCGACCGGCCGTCCGGCACGGCACGGCACGGCTCCGGCAATGGTCAGACGGCGCCGAAGAGGCGGTCGCCGGCATCGCCGAGACCAGGGACGATGTAGGCCGTTTCATTGAGGCCGTCGTCGATGGTGGCGGTGACGAGGCGAATGTCCAGGCCGCTGGCCTCGAGAGCGGCGATGCCCTCGGGGGCCGAGACGACCGAGACGACGACGGTTCCCCGGGCACCGCGGTCGGCGAGCAGCCGCAGGGCGTGCAGCGCGGAACCACCGGTGGCCAGCATCGGGTCGAGCAGCAGCACCGGCCGGCCCGACAGATCGGCGGGCACCGATTCCAGGTAGACCGTCGGCTGGAAGGTCGCCTCGTCCCTGGCCAGCCCGATGAACGCGCTGACCGCGTCCGGCACGAGCGCCTGCGCCGCCGGCAGCATGCCCAGCCCCGCGCGCAGGACGGGCACGACGACCGGCTCCGCGGCGAGCCTCGTCCCGGTGGTCTCGGTCAGCGGCGTACGCACCGGGACGACGGACGTCGGCAGCTCACGGGTGGCCTCGTAGATCAGCATCGTCGCCAGGTCGTGCAGAGCCGCCCGGAAGCCGACCCGGGGCGTCGTCTCGTCCCGCAGGAGAGTGAGCGCGACCGCGGCAAGCGGGTGATCGATGACATCTACCTGCACGAGAATGCTCCTTGGGAGGTACCGCGCCGGCCGCGGGCGGGCGGGACCGCGCGCGCCGCGGGCCAAAAGGACGTGTACCACCGCATCACCGGCATCCAAAGCGCAGGGGCCTCGTCCGCGGGCGAACCGCGCGGAAAGATGGGGCCATGACGACGGCAGCCGACGAACCTGACCAGCCAGCCGGCACCTCGGGAACGACCAACCCGCACAAGTTCCCGCCAGCGCCCGAGTCGCCACCACTACCGCCGGTGCCGACGAACCGGGCGGAACTGGCGGCGATCATCGACCACACGCTGCTGAAGCCCGACGCCACCGACGAGGACGTCCTCAAGCTGTGCGCGGACGCGGCGAAGTTCAAGGTCGCCGCCGTCTGCGTCGCGCCGACCCACGTCTACCTGGCGGCGGCCAGCGCCCGCCGGGAGGCGCGGTCCGTGGGCAACGGCGGCCCGCCGGCCTACGCGGTCGCCTCGGTCGTCGGCTTCCCCCACGGCAACCACCTGACCGCGGTCAAGGTGGACGAGGCGCGGCGCGCGGTGGCGGACGGCGCGACCGAGATCGACATGGTGATCGACATCGCGAACGCGGTGGACGAGAACTGGGCCGCGATCGAGTTCGAGATCCACCAGATCCGCGTCGCGGTGCCGGCACCCGTCGTCCTCAAGGTCATTCTCGAGACGGCGCTGCTGAAGGACGCGACGATCCGGTCGGCCTGCCGCGCCTCGCTGGCCGGCGGCGCGGACTTCGTCAAGACATCCACCGGCTTCCACCCCGCCGGCGGCGCGAGCCTGCGCGCCATCCGCGCGATGCACGCCGCCGTCGGCGGCCGGCTCGGGATCAAGGCCTCCGGCGGGATCAAGACCGCCTCCCAGGCCTTGGCGTTCGTCCAGGCCGGCGCCACCCGCCTGGGTCTCTCGTCCACCGCCGACGTCCTGGCCGAAATGCAGCCCTGAGTCATGGTCCGGGCATGGCGTCGGCCCGCCTGGTTTGTGAACCAGGCGGGCCGACGGCGTTCGACGACCGAGGCGAGGTGTCAGGCCTTCGCGGTGCCGGTGAGCTCGTGCTTGCCGAGGCTCAGGCCGGCGAAGGCGATGATCAGCCAGATCGGGCCGACCATGCCGGGGAAGCCCGCGATCGACATCGTGCAGGCCATGAACAGCACCGCGAGCGGCGGGATCAGGCTGACGATGCCCAGCCACTTCGAGACGAGCCGGTCGCGCAGCCCGAGCCAGGCGACGGCGCCCGCCGCCACGACGACGCCCAGGTAGCCGATCCAGGGGCCGAAGTCGCAGAGCATGTAGTAGACGAACTGCCCCTCGCGGGTGAAGAGCTTCTCGTCCATCCCGCCGGGCATGTAGTCGGCGAGGGCCAGCTTCCAGCCGTAGCCGAACGTCAGCGCCGCGGCCGAGGCGACGAACGCGTCCGCCACCACCCGGGCCGCCACCCTGTCCGGGAACGCCTGGATGATCTTCGAGCGCCAGCAGGCGGCCAGCACCAGCAGAAGCGCGACGGCCACGTACCCGATCGCGCCGCCTATCTGGGTCGAGGTCCGCGAGATCTTGTCGATCACGCCCGGCCCGACCTGCTTGTCGGACACGCCGGTGGCGGTGACCACCGTCGCGACGAAGCCGAGCACGCCGGCGCCGACGCCCAGCCAGGTCCAGCGGGGGCGGGCCACCGCGCCGGCGGCGGGAGCGGCGTGGCGGGCGGGGGCAGTTGCGGTTGTCATGTCATCCGTCCTCTCGTCTGCCGGCGGCCTCGTCGCCGTCGGCGTCTGAAAGCAAGGTCCTGCGCCCGCTGTCCCGGAAACGAGGGACAGCGGGCCCGCGCAGGGGACGCGCACCCGACAGGTCCGGGGTCACCGACAGGACGGCTACCAGCGGTATCGCGCGGGATCCTGGGGAACATGGGCGCCCACACGTTGACGCTGGACCACGGCGACAGCCGTGCCGACGGGGCCGTCGTCCATGACGGCCTCGACCGGGCCACGCCCACCGCGGAGCCGAGGGGCGCGGGGCGCGGCCCGAGCACGGGCACCGCCGCCACCGCGGCAGGGCCGGCATCGATCACGCCGATGATGTCCATGACGCCGGCGGTGGTCGCGGCCTCGGTCCTCGCCGTGCTGCTGACGCTGCTGTCGATCGGCTGCGCGTTCGGCGCGATCGCCCTGCATGGATACGTCACCGACCGGACCGCGCACCGGACCGTGCTGTCGAGCGCCGACCTGGTCCTCGCGACCGCGTTCCCGCTGGTCGCGGCGCTCGTGCTGGTCCACCAGCCGCGCAACCGGGTGGGCTGGGTGCTGCTGTCGACGGCGCTGACCGGGCCCTACCTGCTGGCGACCCAGTACGCGGCCCTCGCCCTCGTGCCCGGCCAGGCCGAGTTGCCGGGGCAGGAGGTGGCCACCTGGTTCGCGGTCTGGGGATACGTCCCGTACATGGTCCTGTGGGGACTGGTGCCGCTGCTGTTCCCGGACGGCCGGCTACCGTCGGCGCGCTGGCGTCGCGTCGCGGCGGTCCTCGCGGCGCTCATCGCCTGCCACCTGACGGCCCGGATGTTCTCCCCCGTCAGCACGGACGTCTCCCCCGAGCTGACGAACCCGCTCGCGGTCGACGACGCCACCTGGTTGCTGTACACCACCGTGATCACCGCATATCTGATCATGCTCGGGGGTGGGCTGGTGGGGCTGGCCGCGGTCGTCACCCGGCTGCGCCGCTCGGCCGGCGTCGAGCGCGCGCGCCTGCAGTGGCTGGTCGCCGGCATGGTGGGCCTCGTCGGCGCCACCCTCGCGGGGCTCCTCCTCGAGGGCGACTCGGACTCCGACGGCCTGAGCATGGGCGTCGGCATGCTGCTGCTGGTCGCCGCGATCGGCGTCGGCGTCGTCCGCCACCGGCTGTTCGACATCGGCGCCGCGCTCAGCAGGACCGTCGTATACGGCCTGCTCACCGTTTTTCTGCTGTTCGCCTACGCGGCGACGGTCGCCTCCGCCGGGGCGCTCGTCCCCGGCCAGCGCGTCGCCTACGGCGTGCTCGCCGTCGCCGCCCTGGTCGCGGCGGCCGCTCGCGACCAGGTGCAGCGGTTCGTGGACCGGTTGCTGTTCGGCTCCGCGCGGGACCCGTACGCGGTGCTCGCCGCCCTGCACGGCCGGCTCGACCTGGCCACCGGGCCGATCGACGCGCTGGCGCAACTCGCCGAAGGTGTACGCCGCGCGCTCAAGGTGCCCTATGTCGCCATTCACCCGGTGGACGAGCGGCTGGCGATGATCGAGACGGGAACGCCGGTCGACGCGGTCGAGCGTGCCGCGCTGCATGCCAGGACCGGGCAGGCCGGCACGCTGGTCGTGGGCCGGCGCCACCCGGCCGACGAGTTCAACGCCGCCGAACGGGCGATGTTCGACGACGTCGCCCGCCGCGCCGGCGACCTCCTCGACGCCGCCGCGACGCAGCACGACCTGCGGCGCAGCCGGGACCGTCTGGTGACCGCCCGTGAGGAGGAGCGCCGGCGGCTGCGCCGGGACCTGCACGACAGCATCGGCCCGCAGCTCGCGGCCATGGCGATGCAGCTCGACAGCCTCACCGACGGGCTGGAGGACCGGGCCGACCCGGCGGCGGCGCAGGCCGCCCTGATCCGGGACCGGCTGCGCGGCACCGTGCGCGAGATCCGCCACGTGGTGGAGAACCTGCGCCCGCCGGCGCTCGACGACGGCGGGCTGACCGTCGCGCTGCGCCAGTTGGTCGCGCCGTTCGCGCCGATCGTGACACTCGACCTGCCGGATGAGGCGCAGGCCGACCAGCCGGCGGAGAGCACCCCGACGGCGGAGAGCACGCTGCCGGCCGCGACCGAGGTGGCGGCGTACCGGATCGTCGCCGAGGCGGTGACGAACGCGGTCCGGCACTCCGGCTGCGGGCGGTGCGTGGTCCGCGTCCGCCAGGAGCCGCCGTGGCTGGTCGTCGAGGTGGTCGACGACGGTATGGGGCTCGCCGTGGACGCCGTGCCCGGGGTCGGGCTCCAGAGCATCCGGGAGCGGGCTGGCGAGGTCGGCGGCCGCCTGGAGGTGCACCGGGCCGCGGCCGCCGCGGCCGCGGCCGTGGACGGCGGCATGGCCGTGGACGGCGCCGCGGCCGTGGGTGGCGGCACGGTCGTGGGTGGCGGCACGGTCGTGCGGGCCCGCCTGCCGCTCGGCGAGCGGAGGGCGTCGTGATGTCGTCCGTCCGGGTCGTCATCGCCGACGACCATCCCCTGTTCCTGGACGGCCTGCGCGGCCTGCTGGCCGAGCTGGGGGCGACGGTCGTCGCCGAGGCGCAGGACGGCCGCGCGGCGCTGGACGCGGTGCTGCGCCACCGGCCGGCCGTCGTCTTCATGGATCTGCGCATGCCGGGCCTCGGCGGCATCGAGGCGACGGCCCGCATCGCCGAGCAGGCCCCCGAGACGGCCGTCATCGTGCTGACCATGAGCGAGGACACCGCCTCGTTGCAGGCCGCCCTGCAGGCGGGGGCGCGCGGCTACCTGCTGAAGGAGTCGTCGAAGAAGGACGTCGCGCGGGCACTAGAGGCCGTGGCCCGCGGCGAGCTGGTCATCGGGACGGGGGTGGCGAGCAAGGTCCGCCACGCGGTCGGCGGCTTCTCCCCACAGATGTTCCCGCAGCTGTCCGAGGCCGAGGTCCGGGTGCTGGAGCTGGTGGCAGACGGGCTGGACAACCGGTCGATCGCCGCCCGCCTCTTCCTGGCCGACAAGACCGTCCGCAACCGGGTGTCGTCGATCCTCGCCAAACTCGACGTCACGACCCGGGCCGAGGCCATCGTGCGCGCCCGCGACGCCGGCCTCGGCTCCGGCCCGGCCAGCCCAGCCGGCTGACCAGCCCGGCCGCCTGACCAGCCCGGCCGGCTGACCGGCGTCAGCCGTCGAGGGCCCCGAGCTTCGGGGTCGTGAGCGCGTCGATGGCTGACTCCACGGCTGTGGTCACGCGCGGTTCGTCGCCGGTACCGAGCAGGTCCAGCAGTCCCCCGCGGAGCACCGCCAGCACGGCGCTTCGCTGCCGTTCACCGTCAGGGGTGCGGGCCACGCCGGGGCGCTGGCCTCGTTCGAACAGGTCCAACCAGTCCCGGACGGTGCGCTGCGCGAAGCCGCCCCAGGGGCCGTCCGGCTGGATCAGCGAGTTCGCGTAGGACTCGACCCACAGGCGCAGGATCTGCTCGTTGGACGGGTCCGCGAGCCATCGCCAGACGGCCGTCGCCACCACGGCCAGGTCCGCGTCCTCGGGGACGACCTGCATGAGCCGCAGCTCGTCGGCGCGCGCCCGTTCCAGCAGCGCGGCCACCAGGCCCTCCTTCGATCCGAACACGAAGCGCAGGACACCGGTGCTCGATCCGATGGCATCGGCCAGCGGCCGCAGTGAGAGGTCCACGAGGCCGTGCTGGAGCACGTAGCGATAGGCGGCTTCGAGCAGTTCCGGCCGGCGAGACGTGGTCACGGCCACCACTGTACTGATACGGTCGTGTCACTGACACAGTCGTATCAGTCGGAGGGAGCTGGGGTGGGCACGGCGACGTCCTTACGTCAGATCGGCAGGCCGGGCGATCTCGGCTGGGTCATCCAGCGGCATGGCGAGCTGTATGCCAGCGAGTTCGGGTGGGACTCCTCGTTCGAGGAGCTCGTGCTCTCCCTGGTCGCCGAGTGGAGGAACCGGCGCTCCCCGCGTGACCTGGGCTGGGTGGCGGAGGTCGACGGCGAGCGCGCGGGCTGCGTCTTCTGTTTCGAGACGGACGAACGCGTCGGCCAGCTCCGGATGCTGCTCGTCGAGCCGCGGTTTCGGCGTTACGGCGTGGGCCGGGAACTCGTCGACACCTGCCTGGCACACGCCCGATCCGCCGGGTACGAACGGCTGACGCTCTGGACCAACGACGTCCTCGCCGCGGCCCGCGGGCTCTACCTGCGGTCCGGCTTCACGCTGGTCGCCCGCGAGCCGCATCGCAGCTTCGGCGTCGATCTGGTCGGGGAGACGTACGCGCTCGATCTGGGACCGCCGGACCCCGTCCCGCGCCCGGGCTGAGGGTCACTCGGCGCGCGGGCCCACGGTCATCCGCCGGCCGCGCCCCGGGCGAAGCAGTCGGCGAGGTGGTCGTTGACGAGGCCGCAGGCCTGCATCAGGGCATAGCTCGTGGTGGGGCCGACGAAGACGAGCCCGGCGCGGCGCAGCGCCTTGGCGAGCGCGATCGACTCCGGCACCGTCGCCGGGACGTCGGCGAGCGTGCGCGGGACGGGGCGGGCCGCCGCGTCCGGCTGGAAGGACCAGATGAGCTCCTCCAGCGGGCGTTCCAGCGCGAGGATGGCCCGCGCGTTGACGACCGTCGCCTCGATCTTGCGCCGGTTCCGGACGATCGAGGCGTCCAGGAGCAGCCGCTCGACATCGGCCTCACCGAACGCCGCCACGGCCGCCGGGTCGAAGCCGGCGAACGCCTTCCGGAACCCGTCACGCTTGCGCAGGATCGTCAGCCACGACAGGCCCGACTGGAACGCTTCCAGGCTGAGCCGCTCGAACAGCCCCACCGTGTCCCGCACGGGCCGCCCCCACTCCTCGTCGTGGTAGGCGACGTAGTCGGGGGCGGACATCCCCCAGGGGCAGCGCACCAGCCCGTCCGGGCCCAGCCGCCCCCCGCCGGCACCGTCGACCGCCGTCACGGGGCCATCCACACCAATATCAGTAGCCACG of the Pseudofrankia saprophytica genome contains:
- a CDS encoding DNA-3-methyladenine glycosylase I, producing the protein MGVDGPVTAVDGAGGGRLGPDGLVRCPWGMSAPDYVAYHDEEWGRPVRDTVGLFERLSLEAFQSGLSWLTILRKRDGFRKAFAGFDPAAVAAFGEADVERLLLDASIVRNRRKIEATVVNARAILALERPLEELIWSFQPDAAARPVPRTLADVPATVPESIALAKALRRAGLVFVGPTTSYALMQACGLVNDHLADCFARGAAGG
- a CDS encoding GNAT family N-acetyltransferase: MGTATSLRQIGRPGDLGWVIQRHGELYASEFGWDSSFEELVLSLVAEWRNRRSPRDLGWVAEVDGERAGCVFCFETDERVGQLRMLLVEPRFRRYGVGRELVDTCLAHARSAGYERLTLWTNDVLAAARGLYLRSGFTLVAREPHRSFGVDLVGETYALDLGPPDPVPRPG
- a CDS encoding serine/threonine-protein kinase; translation: MPLLGEGQVIRDTYRVERFLGEGAFAEVYRVRHPFLGRQAMKVFRRPGLSTNDIEKALGEAVLLSRLGHPNIVRVFDANTLETSSGVFGYFTMEYVPGGTLADHLAAHRGFLPVAEAVDIAVQVCRGLAVAHQKNPPIIHRDIKPQNLLMGHDGDATRVLVSDFGLARAVNPWTLMASTRGTMAFKAPETFLDPRGDSRAGDVWAIGSVLYLLLTAQMPHPELVAADPLAGAWYTGRLIPPRELRYVVDERLEKIVTRSLALDPSQRHVSAPELLTDLESWRTPAAPVPPPSVPPPSVPPPSVPSVPPAASERPSTRGPAPREEPAGAQNTGLAAGGPAQLTGGLQRRHDVGPALRQRPVGRIRRRGDRRPAGR
- a CDS encoding TetR/AcrR family transcriptional regulator yields the protein MVAVTTSRRPELLEAAYRYVLQHGLVDLSLRPLADAIGSSTGVLRFVFGSKEGLVAALLERARADELRLMQVVPEDADLAVVATAVWRWLADPSNEQILRLWVESYANSLIQPDGPWGGFAQRTVRDWLDLFERGQRPGVARTPDGERQRSAVLAVLRGGLLDLLGTGDEPRVTTAVESAIDALTTPKLGALDG
- a CDS encoding response regulator transcription factor, with the translated sequence MSSVRVVIADDHPLFLDGLRGLLAELGATVVAEAQDGRAALDAVLRHRPAVVFMDLRMPGLGGIEATARIAEQAPETAVIVLTMSEDTASLQAALQAGARGYLLKESSKKDVARALEAVARGELVIGTGVASKVRHAVGGFSPQMFPQLSEAEVRVLELVADGLDNRSIAARLFLADKTVRNRVSSILAKLDVTTRAEAIVRARDAGLGSGPASPAG
- the upp gene encoding uracil phosphoribosyltransferase, translated to MQVDVIDHPLAAVALTLLRDETTPRVGFRAALHDLATMLIYEATRELPTSVVPVRTPLTETTGTRLAAEPVVVPVLRAGLGMLPAAQALVPDAVSAFIGLARDEATFQPTVYLESVPADLSGRPVLLLDPMLATGGSALHALRLLADRGARGTVVVSVVSAPEGIAALEASGLDIRLVTATIDDGLNETAYIVPGLGDAGDRLFGAV
- a CDS encoding serine/threonine-protein kinase, whose translation is MSIYKAAVQAALPDYEVGDEIGVGGFGVVLGGYHRAMGRRVAIKVLTQPNQQDRFSLEARVLASLDAHPHVARVYDYREVPNQRLRLLIMEFLAGGTLSARRRAGLSPEEICAVGIAVAEALHHAHASRVLHRDVKPDNILFAADGTPKVTDFGIAKILESTEGEASYVIGSPVYMAPEQLQGGILSPATDVFGLGVVLYRLQSGRLPFPQRWARTAAVPPAPPVPEPLARVVMKALQQEPAERQSTARQLALELAEAGARVFAPDWLDYCRIPVAVDMSVRAAARAASPMTRRIDPRQTPAEGWDDGDPEQLRERARTAGDLADAGNHPAARAMYEDLLPRLRRVLGQDDPDTLTAVGLAAQNLRESGDHASARALFDDLIPRLRQTLGENEARTLFFAGEAARNLADSGSRAQARSLYQDLLPRARQVFGENHRTTLIDTGLAARNLLDHGDHEAARALFDDLVPRLRETLGENNHNTLTLSGFAARNLHRCGDRQAARALYEDLLPRLRQTLGENNRTTLTISADAALNLLGSADRRAARALYEELLPRVRRVFGDTAPVTNAVHAGYQHALSDG
- a CDS encoding sensor histidine kinase, with the translated sequence MGAHTLTLDHGDSRADGAVVHDGLDRATPTAEPRGAGRGPSTGTAATAAGPASITPMMSMTPAVVAASVLAVLLTLLSIGCAFGAIALHGYVTDRTAHRTVLSSADLVLATAFPLVAALVLVHQPRNRVGWVLLSTALTGPYLLATQYAALALVPGQAELPGQEVATWFAVWGYVPYMVLWGLVPLLFPDGRLPSARWRRVAAVLAALIACHLTARMFSPVSTDVSPELTNPLAVDDATWLLYTTVITAYLIMLGGGLVGLAAVVTRLRRSAGVERARLQWLVAGMVGLVGATLAGLLLEGDSDSDGLSMGVGMLLLVAAIGVGVVRHRLFDIGAALSRTVVYGLLTVFLLFAYAATVASAGALVPGQRVAYGVLAVAALVAAAARDQVQRFVDRLLFGSARDPYAVLAALHGRLDLATGPIDALAQLAEGVRRALKVPYVAIHPVDERLAMIETGTPVDAVERAALHARTGQAGTLVVGRRHPADEFNAAERAMFDDVARRAGDLLDAAATQHDLRRSRDRLVTAREEERRRLRRDLHDSIGPQLAAMAMQLDSLTDGLEDRADPAAAQAALIRDRLRGTVREIRHVVENLRPPALDDGGLTVALRQLVAPFAPIVTLDLPDEAQADQPAESTPTAESTLPAATEVAAYRIVAEAVTNAVRHSGCGRCVVRVRQEPPWLVVEVVDDGMGLAVDAVPGVGLQSIRERAGEVGGRLEVHRAAAAAAAAVDGGMAVDGAAAVGGGTVVGGGTVVRARLPLGERRAS
- the deoC gene encoding deoxyribose-phosphate aldolase — translated: MTTAADEPDQPAGTSGTTNPHKFPPAPESPPLPPVPTNRAELAAIIDHTLLKPDATDEDVLKLCADAAKFKVAAVCVAPTHVYLAAASARREARSVGNGGPPAYAVASVVGFPHGNHLTAVKVDEARRAVADGATEIDMVIDIANAVDENWAAIEFEIHQIRVAVPAPVVLKVILETALLKDATIRSACRASLAGGADFVKTSTGFHPAGGASLRAIRAMHAAVGGRLGIKASGGIKTASQALAFVQAGATRLGLSSTADVLAEMQP